GATGCCGGCGCTGTCCAGCCATTCGACCTGGCTGCTGTCCTCCCAGTTGTTGGTGAACCAGTCCCGGTGTTTCAGTGCAGCCTCAGCGTCCACCACTCCGGTGACAGCCTCGGACGCGCCGGGGATGACCTGGGCCGCGTGCAGCACATTCCCCGGGCGGAGGAGCGCTTTGGAGGGAATGCATGCCCAGTAGGAACACTCGCCGCCCACCAACTCGTTCTCCACGATCACCGCCGACAAGCCGCCCCGGACCACCCGGTCCGCCACGTTTTCCCCAACGGCGCCTGCGCCGATCACTATTACGTCGTACTCGCGGGAGCTCTCGGCAGTCATGGGGAAAGCCTACAACTGCACTCCGGTGCGTTGTGAGGCCTGGTGTGCAGGGTTTGGGGGACCTTTGGGGTGCAGAGTGGGCCTGGCAAGTGTGGGGTGTCCAAATACTGGGATGTGTGTCTCAAAATATGGATCTGCTGCCTAGGCTGCAAACATGAATGATGACCTGAAACCTTTTGTCGACTGGAGTTGGTGCGCGAATAATCGCGGGAGCATTGTCTTGGCCGATGCCAGGTGGTACCTCGACGGCGCCTCAGGGAAGGACGCCTACGACGCCGGACACATCCCGGGCGCCGCGTTCATGGACTTGGATCGCTGGCTATCGGGACCGGCTTCACCTGAGGCTGGAAGGAACCCGCTGCCCGATCCCGAAGTTTTCGCCGAAGGTATGCGGGAATCGGGCATCAGCGATGCCGACACCGTAATCGCCTACGACGACGCCGGAGGAGTGATCGCGGCCAGACTCGTCTGGATGCTCCGATCCACGGGGCACAAGGCCGCGATCCTCAACGGCGGAATCGCCAGCTATCCAGGGGATCTCTCGAGGGAGGCGCCAACTCCCTCCAGGGGGCGCTTCACAACACGAGAGTGGCCGGCGCATGTCATTGCCGACATCGCGGAGGTGTCTTCCGGCGGCAACACCACAGTGGATGCCAGAAACGCTGACCGTTTTGCGGGCAGGCAGGACCCCATCGACCCCCGTCCCGGGCACATTCCTGGAGCCGTTAGTGTCCCCTGCCGGGAGAATCTGGACCCCACGGGTCGCCTGCTCCCGGAAATGCAGATTCGCGCTAACTTCGAGCGTGCCGGCATCGTGTCCGCGAATGACACCATTTCCTACTGCGGCTCCGGAGTGACCGCGTGCCACAACGTGCTGACGATGGAGCATGTGGGCATGGGCCAAGGGAAGCTCTTCGTCGGCGGGTGGTCCCAATACGGGCACGCGACGGACAGGGCTGTCGAGACGGGCTAGGCCAACCGTCCGTTGTAAGGCCTGGTGTGCAGGGTTTGGGGGCGCTTTAGCGTGCAGAGCGGGCCTCGCAACGCAGGGCTACGCGTGCATCGCGCCCTTGAACCAGCCCGTAATCGACGCCGGGTGTGTGATCGCTGTGCCAACAACCACGGCGAACGCGCCGGCGTCGAGGGCCTGGCGGGCATGAGCGGGGGTGTGGATCCGGCCCTCGGCGATGAGGGGCTTCCCTAGCTCAGCGGCTGCTATCGAGGACAGCAATTTCAAGTCCGGGCCATCAGTCTTGGCGCGCTCGCCGGTATAGCCGGACAGCGTGGTTCCGATCAGGTCGGCTCCGGCTTCGACGGCGGCAACGGCGTCATCGAACGAGCCGCAATCGGCCATGACCAGAGCATGAGATTCTGCGTGGATACCTGCAACGGTGGCGGAGAGGGACAGCCCATCCGGCCGGGAACGCCGCGTGCCGTCGATGGCCACAACATGCGCTCCGGCATTCGCCACGGCAAGGGCATGGCGAAGGGTAGGAGTGATGAAAACGCCGTCATGGCCGTCCTTCCACAGTCCGATGACAGGAACCTCGACGGCGGCACGCGTGAACTGCACGTCGGCCAGCCCCTGGACGCGGATCGCCGCAGCCCCGCCGATGACGGCCGAAGCCGCCACTTGGCCGGTGGTCCGGGGATCACGCATGGGCTCACCCGGGTAGGCCTGGCAGGAGACAATCAGCTGGGAGCGGAGAGCTTCGAGGTTTTCGGGGGTGAGGATCATGAATGTCTCCCTTAAAGAAGGACGAGTTTTGCGGCGCCAATAATGGCAGCGGAGTTGCCCAGGGACGCCTTGAGCACGGGGACTGCAGCCAAGGGTGCCAAGAGTTCCCGGCGCAGGGCAGCTTCCATGGGTTTCCACCAGAGCTCGCCGGCATCGGCCAGACCTCCGGAGATCACCACGGTTTCTGGGTCAAGGATGTTGATGAGGCCGCCCACGGCCTGGCCGGCTGCGGCAGCACCGGCGTCGACGGCGTGCACAGCGGCGTCGCGGCTGACCGCAAAGGAGGCACCGCCGTCGAGCGCGTCAGCACCGGAAGCCGCAAGCGCGAACACGCCACGCGTGTCCGCGGCCAAGGAAGCAGAGCCACCGCACAGCAGGTACGACTCGTAGATGGCGGGCCCGGAAGCAACAGCCTCAACGTGCCCGGCAGAACCGCAGACGCAAGGCAGCGGGACCCCATCAAACGCAGCGTAAGGCGAAGCGAAATGCCCCACATGCCCGCCCACAAACCGGTGCCCAAGGACAGGGGCCCCGTCAAGTACGAAACTGCCGCCAACGCCTGTGCCAAAGGCGACCATCAGTGAGCTGGTCGAACCGGCTGAAGCGCCAAGCCACGCCTCGCCGAGGGCGTGCGCGTGGACGTCATTGACGGCCCGAACAGGGAGGCCGAGACGTGAAGAAAGTCCGGAAACAAGCGCAGTCCCCGACCACCCCGAAATCGCGTCGGTGGCGGACACCACAACTCCGGAAGAAGCGTCGATGACCCCAGCGGAGCCGACGCCGACGCCGGACACTGAGTGCCCGGCGTCGGCAGCGCGCTCCACCAGACCCGCGATCAGCGCTGCGGTGGCGTCGAGGATCGCTTCGCCGCCAGCCCGGTTCAACGTCGGAATGGTCTCCGTCATCAAAACTTCGCCAGAAGGGGAAACAACCCCGGCGGCAGTCTTGGTACCGCCGAGGTCAACGCCGATCACGTGGGGTTTGGAAGCGGTCATTGAAACCTAGACCAGCCCGTTGCGTTCCAGGATCGAACGGATCGCAGCGGTCTCGGAATCATTCAGGGAGAGCATGGGCGAGCTCATGGTGTTGGACTCGATGACGCCCATGACCTGCAGCGCGGTCTTGAACGCGCCGAGACCCGCAGCGCCGCCGGACACACGTCCGTTGGGGGTGTAAACGATCTCGAAGACGTCGGCCAAGCGATCCTGTTCACGGGCCGCAGCAGCCCAGTCGCCGGCCTGTGCGGCGTCGAACAGGCGGCGGTAGCCGGCCGGGTCAACGTTGCCGAGGCCCGGAACAACGCCCTGCGCTCCGCCCAGGAGGGCGCCGTCCACCACAACTTCGTGACCGGTGAAGATGTCGAAGTTGGGGATGTCCTTGGCAGCCAGGAGCAGCTGGCGGAAGGAGACGTCGTCGCCCGAGGAGTCCTTGACGCCGGCAATCACACCGTCGCGTCCCAGACGAACCAAGAGGTCCGTGGGCAGCTTGAAGTGGGTGCGGACGGGGACGTCGTAGGCGAAGATCGGCTTCTCGATGGCTGCGTGGATGTCGCGGAAATGGGTCTCCGTCTCCGCCGCGTTGCCGATTGCGTAGTACATGGAGGTGACCACGATCGCGTCGGCACCAAGATCAACCACCTTGCGCGCTTCCTCGATGACGCGGGTGGTGGTTTGCTCGTTGGCCCCCACGATCAGCGGAACAGCTCCAGCGTTCGCGTCGGCGATGGTGGAGACCACAAGCTCACGCTCGTCGTTGGTCAGGTAGGGCACTTCGCCGGAGGAGCCCAGGACGAAAAGGCCGGACACACCGCCGTCGAGCAAGTGCTTGGTGACGTTCTTCAGCGACGCGGTGTCGATGCTGCCGTCGGCGTGGCGGGGGGTGATGACCGGGGGAATGACGCCCTGGAATTGAGTGGACACAGAAATCTCCGTTGTTTGTAACTTGTGAAGGGAAAAACTAGATGTGAAGAAGGCTCGGGGCGGCGCCCAGCAGCTTCTTGGTGTAGTCGTTGCTCGGATTATCAAAGACCTGTGCGGCGGATCCTTGCTCGACGATCTTGCCGAAGTACATGACGCAGATCCGGTCCGAGACGTAGCGGACAGTCTGGATATCGTGCGAGATGAACACCATGCCGAGGTTCAGTTGGGTCTTCAGGTCGGAGAGCAGGTTCAGGACCTGCGCGCGGACCGAAACGTCCAGGGCCGACGTCGGTTCGTCCGCCACGATGATGTCCGGGTCCAGGGCCAACGCGCGGGCAATCGCCACGCGCTGGCGCTGGCCACCGGAAACCTGCGACGGCGTCACTTCGGCCGCCGATTGCGGCAGGCCTACCAGCGCCAACAGTTCCTTGACCTTGGCAGCGCGTGATGACGCGTTGCCGATGCCGTGGATTTGCAGCGGATCTGTGAGGATGTCCTGGATGGTCATGCGCGGGTTCAGCGCCGTGGCCGGGTCCTGGAAGACCACGGAGACGGAGCGTCCGAACTGTTTGCGCATGGCCGCGTTCCGCTTGATGGCGGGCTTTCCGTGGAACAAAACCTTGCCCGACGTCGGCGGCTGGAGTCCCACAAGCACTGAAGCAAGCGTGGACTTGCCGCAGCCGGACTCACCGACGATGCCGACGGTTTCGCCGCGGCTGATGGTGAAGTCCACGCCGTCCACGGCTTTGACGATGTTCGGACGGAACAGGCCGCCGGTCCGTGCATGGTGGTAGACCTTGACGTCTTGGAGTTCGATGACCGGTTTTGTATCTTGTCCGACTGATTCACTCATTTCGCATCCTCCTTCAGGTGGCTGGCCCAGTAGTGGTCGGCATCATCACCATTGGCACCGGAAATCGCGGTGAGGACCAGTTTCTGGTGGGGGTCGGCGTCGGCACGCAGTGAACGTGCCGCGAAGCGGTCGCCCGTGGCGAAGTCGCGGGGTGACGGGACCGTGCCGGGGATCTGGTGCAGGCGGACGGCGTCGGCTTCGATGGAAAGCACTGCGCCGAGCAGGCCACGGGTGTACTCGTGGTGGGGATTCTGCAGGAGTTCGGATGCCTGCGCGGATTCCACCACTTGGCCGGCGTACATGACCGTGATCCGGTGGGCCAGGGACGCCACCAAGGCGAGGTCGTGGCTGACGAAGACCTTGGCGAAGCCGAGCTGTTCGCGAAGCTCGTTGAGCAGATCCACAACCTGCTTCTGGACGGTGACATCCAAGGCAGTGGTGGGTTCGTCCGCCACCACGATCTTGGGCGAACGGGACAACGCCATGGCTATCAGGACGCGTTGGCGCTGCCCACCGGAAAGCTCGTGAGGGTAGCTGGCCAGTGTGCGGACGGGATCAAGCTTGACCATTTCCAGCAGCTCGGCGGGAGTCTTGCGACCCCCACGTTTGGTGAGCTGCTCCATCTGTTCCTTGATTTTCATGGACGGGTTAAGGGAGCTCAGTGCGTCCTGGTAGACCATCGCGATCTGTTCGCCGCGGAGGCCCACATAGGCCTTGGGATTGCTGTGCTTGGTGTTCGGATCCAGGAGTTCTTTGCCGTCGAACTTGATGGAGCCGGTGACTTGGGCGGTCTTGGGCAGCAGCCCCATGACAGCCAGCGAGGTGATCGACTTGCCGCAACCGGACTCGCCCACCAGGCCCATCGTTTCGCCTTCTCGGACGGTGAAGGACACATTGTCCACGATCGCGATGTCGCCGAAGCGCCCGGGGAACCGGATGGACAGGTTCTTCACTTCAAGGACGTTGCGTGCTTGTGGAGAAACCTGAGGGAGCCGGTCGGTGCGGGTCGCTTCGATCCGGGCCAGGAGTTCCAGTTCGCGGTCCAACAGGAGGTGCGGGTTGGCGGCAGCGAGCTTCACATCGGTGAGGACGGCTGAGGCGCCCCCCTCGGAAGCGACGCCATCAGCGGAAGCCGCCCGGACGCCGTCGAGCTCGTGTTCCTCAACCACCGAGGGCTGGGCCACGGACGTACCAACTTCGGTGTCCACGGCAATGACTGCCGCCGAACCGTCGTCGTCCTTTACTACGGGCGCACGGCGGAGCTTCGGGTTCACCATGGCATCCGTGAGGCCCTCAGCAAGGATGTTGAGGGACAGCACTGTCAGGAGGATGGTCACACCGGCGAAGGTGGTGGCCCACCAACCGCCGGACAGGACCAGGTTGCGGCCGTAGGAAATCACGTTGCCCCAAGAAGGCGCGGGGTCCTGGACGCCGGCGCCAAGGAAGGACAGCGAGGCTTCGAGGATGATGGCGTCGGCCACCATGACCGTTGCGAACACCAGCACCGGAGCGGCAGTGTTGCGGACGATGTGCTTGACCAGGATGTAGAAACGGCCTGCACCGATCACGCGTTCGGCACGGACGTAGTCTTCGCCGTATTGTGCGAGCACGTTGGCGCGCACCACGCGGGCCAGTTGCGGCGTGTAGATGATGGCGATCGCGATGATGATGGTGGGCACCGAGTTGCCGAACGCTGCCAGCAGCACAGCGGCCAGGGCGATGCCCGGGAACGCCATCAGGATGTCCATGAGCCGCATGATGATCTCGTTCACGGATTTGCTGGACGTGGCCGCGAAGGAACCAAGGAGCGCACCGGCAAGGATGGCCAGGGCAACCGCGCCAAGGCCGATCATCAGCGACGACTGAGCCCCGAACAGGAGGCGCGAGAAGATGTCGCGGCCAAGGCGGTCAGTGCCGAAGAAGTGCTCGGCGCCCGGCGGCGTGGCCGGAATGAACGTCTCCAGGGGATCGTGCGGTGCGATGACCGGCGCGAAGATGGCCGCGACCACGATCAAGATGAGGAAAAGCAGGGCGATACGGGAGCCCCAGGGCAGGGCCTTGAAACGAATGCCCGGGGCACTTAGCCGTTCTGCGAGCTTGCTGCGCATGAGCTATACCGTCCTGATTCGGGGGTTGATGAGCAGGTAGAGAAGGTCCACCACGATGTTCACCAGAACAAAGGTGACCGAGATGGTGAGCACCACGCCCTGGACCAGGTTGACGTCCAGGTTGGTGATGCCGTTGAGGATCAGCTGGCCCATGCCGGGCAGGGCGAAGATCATTTCAATCACGACGGCGCCACCCAGCAGGTAGCCGACGCGGAGTCCCAGCACGGTCACCGGGGTGACGAGCGCGTTGCGGAGGACATTCTTGGAGACGACTTCGCGGTAGGGCACACCGTTGCCGATGGCGGTCCGGACGTAGTCGCGGTCCAGTTCTTCAACCATCGAGGTACGGACCACCCGGATCAGCGACGCCGAGACAGGGATGCCGAGCGCCAGGGCCGGGAGGGCCATCGAGTTGAGCCAACCGCCAAAGCCGGACTCCGGCGTCGCAATTCCACCCGAGGGGAACATCGGGTTCTCACCGAGGGCGAACCACTGGATCAGCAGGATGCCGAGCCAGAACGACGGGGTGGCGATCGCGGCGATCGAAAAGACACGGACCAACTGGTCCTGCCACTTGTCGCGGTAGAGGGCGCCGAGGATGCCGAACGCCAGCGACAGCACAATGGCGATGAGTACGCCGAGGAAAGTGAGCTGAAGCGTCAGGGGGAACGCTGAGGCAATCATGGAAGCCACCGACTTGGCCGGCGGGGTGGTGGTGCCGAGGTCGAACTGCAGGAGCTTGCCGAGGAATCGGAAGTACTGCAGGACCAAGGGGTCGTTCAGGCCATTGTCCTGGCGGTATTGCTGCTTGGCTTCTTCGCTGGCGCCGTCACCGAGGGCGGAGCTTGCCTGGTCGCCGGGAGCGGCCTGCAGGACGAGGAAGACGAGCAACGTGATGCCCAGGATCATCAATGGCAATGCTGCTAGCCTGCGGCCAAGCAGACGCAATATCGTGACCAATTTGTTCTCCGGTGTGTTTCTGGTTGTGGGGCCCGCTCTGCGGGGTATTTAGGGGTTCAACCCTGCAGAGCGGGCCCCACAACTTGAAGGGTGCTTAGGCAGTTCGTCCGACGCCGACGAATGACAGGCCGGTGGTGGGGAGGGGCTGGAAGCCGTTGAGCTTCTTTTCGTCCCAAGCGCTGGGAAGCTGGCGGTGGAAGACAGGGTAGAGCGGCACTTCATCAGAGACCATGTCCACGATTTCGGCCACGATCTTCTTGGCGTCATCGCCCGAGGCCTGCGAGCCCTTGTCCATGAGACCCTGCAGTTTGGTGCGTTCCGGGGTGGTCCAGAAGGCACGCTTGTCCATCCAGGTGGCGCCCGAGTAGAACCAGCTCAGGAGGAGGTCTGCATCGTTACCGAAGACGGAGGGATCGCCCGGGGCTGCGACTACGGAGTAGTCACCCTTGCCAACACGGTCGCTGTACAAGGCGCCGGACTGGAGGCTCTTCACGGTGACCTTGACGCCCGGGATCTTGTTCCAGGATTCGAGGATCAGCGGAGCGACGTCCTTGACCCAGGCAGTGTCCGTGGTGAGGAGTTCGAACTCAAGGGTGGTGACACCCGCCTGCTTCAGCAGTTCCTCGGCCTTTGACGTATCGAAGCCGTAGACGTTCTTGGCCTTGACGTAGTCCGGGTGGCCCTCCTGGAAGTAGGAGGTGGCGGCCTTGGCGTTGCCGAACAGTGCCTTCTTGATGATGGCTTCCTTGTCCAGGCCGTAGTGCAGTGCCTGGCGGACGAGCTTGTTGTCGAACGGTGCCTTGGCGCAGTTGAACATGAGGAACAGCAGGCCGAAGGACTGGACAGATTCGACCTTCACCTTGGACTTCAGCCCATCGACGTCCAGGTAGGGAACGTCTTCGATGGCCTGGACGCGGCCGGACTGGACTGCGGTGACGCGGGCTGCGGCATCAGAGAGCAGCAGCCAGGTCATGCCCTTGGCCAGCGCAGGCTTGGGGCCGTTGTAATCGGAGAAGGCCTCGAAGACGATCTTGTCGTCCTTGACTGCGGAGATGAGTTTGTATGGTCCGGAGCCGACTGGCTTGGCGTCGAACGCCTTCAGGTCGGTAGCGAGTGCCTTGGGGACGATCTTGACCACGGAGATGCGGGGTCCGAAGCCGGGGAAGGCGTACTTAAGGGTGAATTCCACCGTCTTGGCATCGACAGGCTTGACGTCCTGGATGAAGGGGATGAACTGCGAGAAGAGCGACTTGTTTGCCGGGTCCATCACGCGGGTGAACGAGAAAGCGACGTCCTCGGTGGTGACGGGGGAGCCGTCGTGGAATTTCGCGCCGTCGCGGATGGTCACCTGGTAGGTGGTGTCGTTGATCTTTTTGGGATCCGCTGCGGCGAGGGCGTTGTAAGGCTCGCGGGTGGCCGGGTGCAGTTCGATGAGGCCTTCGAAGATGTGCAGGTTGGCGGCCATCGGTGTTGCGCCCGAGGAGCTCAGCGGGTCGAAGCCTGTGGAGAGCGCGTAGGAAATGCCTGCCTCGATGGTGAGGTCCTTGTTGACGGCGGCCGTGTTGGTGCCGGTACCGGTGGTGGTGCTGGCAGCGCCGCCGCACGCGGAGAGTGTTGCCGTGAAGGCGGCTGCTGCACCAACTGCGCCGCTTAGCTTCAGGAAGTTCCGGCGGCTGGCGTCATTGACCAGCGGCAGGCTGTGGATCGTCTTGCTCATAGGGTGCCTCACCATTCGCGTTTCGTGGGTTATCGGATGTAGGACGTCCGATGCTCGTATGGAAACTGTAAGGGCGGTCACAACGGAACGTCAAGTGAGAATTGGCGCCTTGGCTTGGTCCGCGCGCCTTGCGGTTCGCCGGCTACGGCCGGTCCTTGGGGGAAATCTCAGCGAAATCCCTGAACATACTTATCAAGGAGATGGGACATCCGATATTGTATGTTGCGAGTCACTCAATCTGCGGTGGGCACTAAGCTCGCCTCAATATTAACACCGCATCGCCCAGGCTTCCCGGGTGGTGCAGCGGCAAGGAGAAAGCCATGACAACTTCCGGTGTAGTTCCGCAGGCGCGGTTCAGTGCACAGGCCCGGCTGCGTGCTTTGCAGTCGGACATTATGGAATTGATCCTCGAGCGCGAGCTTGAGGCGGGCGATCCGTTGCCGACGGAGAGCGAGCTGTCCGTGGCGCTCGGAGTGGGGCGCAATACGCTGCGCGAATCACTCAAGGTCCTGCAGGCCCTGGGTGTCATCGAGATCCGCCATGGCTTCGGCATGTTCGTGGCCCCGAGCAATTTCGACGCCCTCGCCGACGGGCTCACCTTCAGGGGCCGCTTGTCGCTGCGGCACCAGGGACTCGAGGCGCTGCAACTCGTCGATGTGCGTCAGGCCCTGGAATCTGGCCTGATTGGCTCTTCCATGGACGTCATGACGCCCGAGCAGCTGGCCTTCATTGAAGAAGCCGTGAAGCAGATGGAAGAACTCGCCGCCGCCGGCGAAAACTTCGTGGCCGCGGATGCCGAATTCCACCGCAGGCTTTTCGAACCGCTCAACAACGAGCTCCTGATCAACCTCATGGGTGTTTTCTGGAAGGTGTACCGGAAGATCCACGTAGAGATTGGCCCGGGCAACGAGGACCTCAAGAAGACCGCCGCCATGCACCGCAGCATCTATGCCGCTGTGGCCGCCGGTGACAAGGTATCGGCCTCCGAGCTGCTCAACCGGCACTTCGACGGAATCCGCCGCCGGATCGGCGAGGCCGTGGGCGACTGAACCTCCACGCGCAACGTGACGGGCCGCCGTCGTACTTCACCTGGAGTACGACGGCGGCCCTTTCCGTTCTGCGTGTGGGTCACCCTACGCGGTGGCCCGGACAAAACAAAAGACCCGCACCGGCGAACCGGTGCGGGTCTTGATTTGTGCGCCCAAAGGGATTCGAACCCCTGACCTTCTGTTCCGTAGACAGACGCTCTATCCAGCTGAGCTATGGGCGCATTTCGTGTGATTCTCGGCGGTCTGTTTCTCTGACCCCCTCGAACCTCAATAAACTTTACAGAAGTTCATGTGAAGTTCCAAATCGAAAAGCTGTAATCTAGGCAACTAGACCGGTCTACGTGACCTTAGTCACTTAAATCGCCTTCCCGAAACCCCTTCCCCCTGATTTCTAGGCGTTTTTGCTTTTCTGAGCCGTAGTTGTCCGATGTCTGACAACGGAATGGTCTGGTCCGCGGCCCCTATCGTTTAGGACACACCACTGAACCCGAGGAAGGGAACCGCAATGGGCGATCTGGCGCGACTGCCGCTGCTTGAGAAGGCACCTACTACGCATGCACGCCTGCTGGCTTGGGTAGAGGAAGTTGCCGAGCTGACCCAGCCGGACCGCATCCACTGGGTCGATGGCAGCGAAGCAGAAAACAAGAAACTCACCGACGAACTGGTCGAGGCCGGCACGCTCAAGCGGCTGAACCCGGAGACGTTCCCGAATTCGTTCGCGGCATTCTCTGACCCGGCTGACGTTGCCCGTGTGGAAGAGCAGACCTTCATCTGCTCCGAAAACGAGCGCGACGCAGGCTTTACCAACAACTGGATGGCCCCGGCCGAGATGAAGCAGAAGCTGCGCGGACTGTTCGCCGGCTCCATGCGCGGCCGCACCATGTACGTCATTCCATTCGTCATGGGCCACCTGGATGCTGAAGACCCCAAGTTTGGCGTCGAGATCACCGACTCCGCCTACGTTGTTGCCTCCATGCGCATCATGGCCCGCATCGGCACTGACGTCCTGGACCGCATCACCGAAACCGATGCCTTCTTCGTCCCGGCCCTGCACTCGCTCGGTGCCCCGCTGGAAGCCGGCCAGGCCGACGTCGCATGGCCCTGCAACCCGGACAAGTGGATTGTCCACTTCCCCGAAGAGCGCTCCATCTGGTCCTTCGGCTCCGGCTACGGCGGAAACGCCCTCCTCGGCAAGAAGTGCTACGCCTTGCGTATCGCCTCCGTGATGGCGCGCGACGAAGGCTGGCTGGCCGAGCACATGCTCATCCTCAAGCTGACCTCCCCGGAGCAGAAGACTTACTACGTCTCCGCTGCGTTCCCGTCCGCTTGCGGCAAGACCAACCTCGCGTTGCTCGACCCCACCATCAAGGGCTGGAAGGTGGAGACCCTCGGCGACGACATCACCTGGATGCGCTTCGGTAAGGAAGGCGAGCTCCGCGCCGTCAACCCCGAAGCCGGCCTGTTCGGCGTCGCTCCCGGCACCGGTTGGGGCACCAACCCCAACGCCATGCGCGCCATCGCCAAGGGCAACAGCATCTTCACCAACGTTGCACTGACCGATGACGGTGGCGTCTGGTGGGAAGGTATGACCGAGGAAACCCCGGCGCACCTCACCGACTGGCGCGGCGAGTCCTGGACACCGGACTCCGACGCCCCGGCCGCGCACCCGAACTCCCGCTTCTGCACGCCGATCGACCAGATCGACATGCTGGCCGAAGAGTACTTCAGCCCGGAAGGCGTGGAGCTGTCCGCCATCCTGTTCGGCGGCCGCCGCAAGACCACCATTCCGCTGGTAACCGAGGCCCGCAACTGGTCCAACGGCATCTTCATGGGTTCCACGCTGTCCTCGGAAACCACGGCTGCTGCCGCCGGTGCCGTCGGCGTTGTCCGCCGCGACCCCATGGCCATGCTGCCGTTCATCGGCTACGACGCAGGCGACTACCTGAACCACTGGGTGAACCTGTCCGCCAAGGCCAACCCGGAGCGCCTGCCCAAGATCTTCCTGGTCAACTGGTTCCGTCGCACGGCTGAGGGCGGCTTCGCATGGCCTGGCTTCGGTGACAACGCCCGT
This Paenarthrobacter sp. GOM3 DNA region includes the following protein-coding sequences:
- a CDS encoding sulfurtransferase, which codes for MNDDLKPFVDWSWCANNRGSIVLADARWYLDGASGKDAYDAGHIPGAAFMDLDRWLSGPASPEAGRNPLPDPEVFAEGMRESGISDADTVIAYDDAGGVIAARLVWMLRSTGHKAAILNGGIASYPGDLSREAPTPSRGRFTTREWPAHVIADIAEVSSGGNTTVDARNADRFAGRQDPIDPRPGHIPGAVSVPCRENLDPTGRLLPEMQIRANFERAGIVSANDTISYCGSGVTACHNVLTMEHVGMGQGKLFVGGWSQYGHATDRAVETG
- a CDS encoding N-acetylmannosamine-6-phosphate 2-epimerase: MILTPENLEALRSQLIVSCQAYPGEPMRDPRTTGQVAASAVIGGAAAIRVQGLADVQFTRAAVEVPVIGLWKDGHDGVFITPTLRHALAVANAGAHVVAIDGTRRSRPDGLSLSATVAGIHAESHALVMADCGSFDDAVAAVEAGADLIGTTLSGYTGERAKTDGPDLKLLSSIAAAELGKPLIAEGRIHTPAHARQALDAGAFAVVVGTAITHPASITGWFKGAMHA
- a CDS encoding ROK family protein, whose amino-acid sequence is MTASKPHVIGVDLGGTKTAAGVVSPSGEVLMTETIPTLNRAGGEAILDATAALIAGLVERAADAGHSVSGVGVGSAGVIDASSGVVVSATDAISGWSGTALVSGLSSRLGLPVRAVNDVHAHALGEAWLGASAGSTSSLMVAFGTGVGGSFVLDGAPVLGHRFVGGHVGHFASPYAAFDGVPLPCVCGSAGHVEAVASGPAIYESYLLCGGSASLAADTRGVFALAASGADALDGGASFAVSRDAAVHAVDAGAAAAGQAVGGLINILDPETVVISGGLADAGELWWKPMEAALRRELLAPLAAVPVLKASLGNSAAIIGAAKLVLL
- a CDS encoding dihydrodipicolinate synthase family protein, with the protein product MSTQFQGVIPPVITPRHADGSIDTASLKNVTKHLLDGGVSGLFVLGSSGEVPYLTNDERELVVSTIADANAGAVPLIVGANEQTTTRVIEEARKVVDLGADAIVVTSMYYAIGNAAETETHFRDIHAAIEKPIFAYDVPVRTHFKLPTDLLVRLGRDGVIAGVKDSSGDDVSFRQLLLAAKDIPNFDIFTGHEVVVDGALLGGAQGVVPGLGNVDPAGYRRLFDAAQAGDWAAAAREQDRLADVFEIVYTPNGRVSGGAAGLGAFKTALQVMGVIESNTMSSPMLSLNDSETAAIRSILERNGLV
- a CDS encoding ATP-binding cassette domain-containing protein, which gives rise to MSESVGQDTKPVIELQDVKVYHHARTGGLFRPNIVKAVDGVDFTISRGETVGIVGESGCGKSTLASVLVGLQPPTSGKVLFHGKPAIKRNAAMRKQFGRSVSVVFQDPATALNPRMTIQDILTDPLQIHGIGNASSRAAKVKELLALVGLPQSAAEVTPSQVSGGQRQRVAIARALALDPDIIVADEPTSALDVSVRAQVLNLLSDLKTQLNLGMVFISHDIQTVRYVSDRICVMYFGKIVEQGSAAQVFDNPSNDYTKKLLGAAPSLLHI
- a CDS encoding dipeptide/oligopeptide/nickel ABC transporter permease/ATP-binding protein translates to MRSKLAERLSAPGIRFKALPWGSRIALLFLILIVVAAIFAPVIAPHDPLETFIPATPPGAEHFFGTDRLGRDIFSRLLFGAQSSLMIGLGAVALAILAGALLGSFAATSSKSVNEIIMRLMDILMAFPGIALAAVLLAAFGNSVPTIIIAIAIIYTPQLARVVRANVLAQYGEDYVRAERVIGAGRFYILVKHIVRNTAAPVLVFATVMVADAIILEASLSFLGAGVQDPAPSWGNVISYGRNLVLSGGWWATTFAGVTILLTVLSLNILAEGLTDAMVNPKLRRAPVVKDDDGSAAVIAVDTEVGTSVAQPSVVEEHELDGVRAASADGVASEGGASAVLTDVKLAAANPHLLLDRELELLARIEATRTDRLPQVSPQARNVLEVKNLSIRFPGRFGDIAIVDNVSFTVREGETMGLVGESGCGKSITSLAVMGLLPKTAQVTGSIKFDGKELLDPNTKHSNPKAYVGLRGEQIAMVYQDALSSLNPSMKIKEQMEQLTKRGGRKTPAELLEMVKLDPVRTLASYPHELSGGQRQRVLIAMALSRSPKIVVADEPTTALDVTVQKQVVDLLNELREQLGFAKVFVSHDLALVASLAHRITVMYAGQVVESAQASELLQNPHHEYTRGLLGAVLSIEADAVRLHQIPGTVPSPRDFATGDRFAARSLRADADPHQKLVLTAISGANGDDADHYWASHLKEDAK
- a CDS encoding ABC transporter permease; this translates as MILGITLLVFLVLQAAPGDQASSALGDGASEEAKQQYRQDNGLNDPLVLQYFRFLGKLLQFDLGTTTPPAKSVASMIASAFPLTLQLTFLGVLIAIVLSLAFGILGALYRDKWQDQLVRVFSIAAIATPSFWLGILLIQWFALGENPMFPSGGIATPESGFGGWLNSMALPALALGIPVSASLIRVVRTSMVEELDRDYVRTAIGNGVPYREVVSKNVLRNALVTPVTVLGLRVGYLLGGAVVIEMIFALPGMGQLILNGITNLDVNLVQGVVLTISVTFVLVNIVVDLLYLLINPRIRTV